GGGCTGTCCTTATGCAAAAGGGCCAACCAGTTGCCTACCTGAGCAAAGCTCTAGGGGAAAACACAAAGCCCTTTCCATATATGAAAAGGAATTTCTAGCCCTTATCATGGCTGTAGACAAGTGGAGACACTACCTAGAGAGAGGCGAGTTCATAATCCAAACTGATCACAAGTCCTTAGCCTATCTCAAAGACCAGAACCTCCATTCTGACATGCAGAGGAAGGCAATGACAAGAATGATGGGCCTCAATTTCAGGATAGTGtacaaaaaaggaaaagaaaaccaagcagcagatgccTTGTCCAGAGTTGGCCATCTCATGGCCATACAAGCTGTTTCAACAGTGCAACCAACATGGGTACAGGAGGTTCTCAATTCCTATGCCACCGATAGCCATGCTCAAACTCTCATTCAGAAGCTCTCCATCACCAGTCCAGACAACCAAGGGTATAATGTGGACAAAGGTCTCATCTGGCACAATGGCAAAGTCTAGATAGGCAATAACTCAGCTCTGCAGACCAAGCTAATTGCACACTCTCATTCCAGTGCCATTGGAGGACATTCTGGGGTAGCAGCCACTTACTACAGACTGAAGAAGCATTTCTCATGGAAGGGCATGAAAACTGATGTGGAAAACTATGTCAAGCAGTGTAACATCTGACAACATGCTAAACACTCCCTGCAGCACCCCATGGGCCTGCTCCAACCATTACCAACACCTAAAGGGGTCTGGCAAGATCTCACCATGGATTTCATAGAAGGTCTCCCCAAATCAGAGGGTTTCAGCGTCATCCTGGTCATTGTAGACAGATTGACTAAGTATGCCCACTTCTTGGCTCTCAAACACCCATACTCAGCAGCTACTATAGCTCAAACATTCTTGGACAATATCGTTAAACTCCATGGATTTCCACTGTCCATCACAACTGACAGAGATCCTATTTTTGTCAGCAACTTTTGGAAATAACTATTCACCAAATACAAGATTCAACTCAACCTAAGTACAACTTATCACCCTCAAACAGATGGATAGTCTGAGAGGGTCAACCAATGCCTTGAGATGTATCTCAGATGTGTAGTTCATGACTCCCCATTAACATGGAAATCTTGGCTGTCATTGGCAGAGTTATGGTACAACACCTCAGTACACTCATCACTAGGCTGTACACCTTTCAAGGCCCTTTATGGTTATGATGCTAATCTGGGTGCCATACCAACTATTACACCAGACACCACTCCTGATGTTAACGAGGTCATTCAAAACAGGAAGTTCCATCTTCAGTCCCTGAAAGAACATCTAGCAAAAGCTCAAAACAAGATGAAAAAACTGCAGATACTAAAAGAACAGATTTTCAGTTCACGGTGGGGGATCAGGTCCTGCTGAAACTACAGCCCTATACTCAATCATCTGTGGCCAATAGGCCCTTCCCAAAACTGGCTTACAAGTACTATGGCCCTTATACCATTCTTCAGCGTATTGGTCAAGTTGCCTACAAATTACAAATGCCAGAGAACTCCCAGATCCATCCAGCGTTTCACATCTCCCAGCTCAAGCATACACCCCGGATCACTCCCCTATTTATGACACTACACCTGTGCTCACAGATCTCGAAGTTACAAAAACGGTTCCTCTGGCCGTACTAGAGCGCCGCATGGTGAAGAACGGCAATGCAGCAGTCCCTCAGGTAAAGATTCAGTGGACAGGGCTACCAGCATCAACATCAACCTTGGAAGACTACTACGTCGTCAAAACTCGTTTTCCTGATGCTGTCCCCAAGCTGATTCTCACGCCGGGGGAGGTGTCACACCCGCGTGAAGGCGTGCCACGAAAAGAAGAAGGCGCCAAGCTGTTTTTATTTACGCATTGTTGCTTTTACATTTTCAGTATTAGACTAGGACCATTTGGGTCCACTGGACAGGATTGTAAGCGGCACATAAGTGCCTGCATTGCTCTGTATTGAAACATTCAGACATTCGGCGCCAGGGTTCCGTCAAAAATCCCGCTGTTCCGCTCACGTCGTTGGTGACCCGCCGCGGCCAGGGGTGTGACACTGCTGCTGTCATCGCCGGAGAAGCTAGATGTACCTCCCCTCGATGCTACtgctgacctcgccggagaaggcAGATGTAGCCCACTGGTGTATCCCTCCTCCGCTCGATCTCCGGTTCCTCCGATTCCGTTGTCGTGCCGCCCACCGGAGCTTCACCTCTGCCTCGTTTCTTATTTTGTTTAGCTTTTAATCCCCAGTGGGCAGGTCCCTCTAGCCGCAGATCCATTTTCCCACGCGATTACCATCGCTGGCGGCCATCAACATGCTATCCGTTCAAGAGACACGACTCCTGGTATGCTTCCTCTCCTGTTCTTGGTGGCCGCTGCATGTAATGTGCTCGACAGAATGTCAAATTCACGGTATGATGTTCACTACCTTTTAGCTGCAGGTTCGTGGATGTTTTAATTGCAGGTCCATGAATGGCCACGACCTGCATATCTATCATCAAGGTATGGATAAATCAGGATATTTTCGATGGCGTACTTTACAATTGAACtcagtcgctgctgctgatgaaACGCACACACAAGGAGTAGTGATCAGATTTATCACTACACCTAAGCATATTTAAAATTCTTTCGTGTTCGTGCCTGCAGCTTGCGAGAGTTCCATTCCCCTTCAATCTGAGCAACCCGCCGATTTTAGGCGCACCAGGCGTAGACTGTTTGCAGCTTCCAGGACCGAAAACGGTGAGTTTTCATGCTTTCACTGCAGAAAATAAATGGATATTTCCCTTTTGATCCTATGAGTTTCTTTGTGCACATTGTTCACTGACATTTCTTTGCAACGTCGGTTCAACCAATGCTGAGGAACGCTTCTCCTCCTGCTACAGCTGACAGGAAGCATGATGAAGCCTTTGTTCCAAGAAGGTATATTGTTCGGTTCCAGTAGGATAAGTACACAGCTTTCCAACATCTTATGGAGTATTGCTTTAATTCTATGGATTTGTGGAAAAATGTTGCTTACTGACTTTCAAGTTTCAATGTCTCTAGCATTATGTAGTGCTATGTGTTGTTTACTCAATTCCCCTTTACATTGACTTGATTGAAAGAAGCTGCTAATATCTATTGATACTAATTCATAGTTCTCCTAATAATGAAATGATAATTGTGTATTTTGTGTTAAAAATCACGATGGAATGAACGCAGTCTGCCTACATAGTGGAGCCCACAAATTTGTGTCTGTATTTTGGGTCTAAAATTCTAGACAGGTCTGAACaagtgttttattttatttttattttttttgccaAAACTGAAGATGTCGTCACCCTGCATAAAGTTCTCATACATGTTACTTTTTTCATCTAGATTCATGACTACATGGGTAAAGGTCGTGACATTGTTCTGAGAGTGGACATTCAAAGAGCAGCAACTAAAAGACAGATACTTGGAATCTGCAGTTCTCATATTATGCTGATAGGCCTGCCCTCCATCATGTTCAGCTCAAATCCAAATCCTTGATGCCAACAGGTTAGACACATTGTGTTCCTTTTTCCCTGGAATAGAGCATACGAAAACATATAATTCCCTTCTAATCTTAGTTCTACCTACTGCTGTAATTCCTTGCATATACCTGTGTAGATAAATTACTGATACCAAATGCATGATTGTATTCATAAAGCCACAGCGACACTTTCATAAATACTTTTATTACCAAATGGAATGATACCGATGTTTACGCTTCAAATCTTAGTTGTTCTCCAAAAATA
The nucleotide sequence above comes from Miscanthus floridulus cultivar M001 chromosome 18, ASM1932011v1, whole genome shotgun sequence. Encoded proteins:
- the LOC136522396 gene encoding uncharacterized protein isoform X2 translates to MLSVQETRLLVRGCFNCRSMNGHDLHIYHQACESSIPLQSEQPADFRRTRRRLFAASRTENADRKHDEAFVPRRFMTTWFSYYADRPALHHVQLKSKSLMPTDLPKPISKCCANWRSL
- the LOC136522396 gene encoding uncharacterized protein isoform X1, whose translation is MLSVQETRLLLQVRGCFNCRSMNGHDLHIYHQACESSIPLQSEQPADFRRTRRRLFAASRTENADRKHDEAFVPRRFMTTWFSYYADRPALHHVQLKSKSLMPTDLPKPISKCCANWRSL
- the LOC136522396 gene encoding uncharacterized protein isoform X3 — protein: MLSVQETRLLLQVRGCFNCRSMNGHDLHIYHQACESSIPLQSEQPADFRRTRRRLFAASRTENADRKHDEAFVPRRFMTTWFSYYADRPALHHVQLKSKSLMPTATLLFYQICRSR